The Sulfolobus islandicus Y.N.15.51 sequence AATCTTCAGTTACTGCAACTACGTGAATAGCTTTAGGAATCTTCTTATCTAACTTATAATATGCCTCTTCTATTGCTCTAAATAAATACGGCTTTATTTCCTCTAAATCCCTGCTATTTCTCTTCATTGTTACGATCCTCCCAATACTCTTCCGTACTCTAGCTCTTATAGGTTCGTTATACTCATCTCTGGCTAAAGAGAACAGATATTTGGCTTTAGCCTCACCAATTATTCCTTTTAGTTCGTCAAATTCAATTCTTAATGTGTCAACTAGTTTGTTGACACCTAACTTTTTTAGTTTCTCCGCAGTAATATCGCCAATTCCGGGTATATCAGCTATATCTAGCTCTACTATTAACCTTTTAACTTCTTCATCATCAATAACCTTTATCCCATTTGGCTTTGCCATATCAGCCGCAATTTTTGCGAATACTTTATTCTTAGAAATTCCCACAGTAACTGTAATTTTCTCTTTTTCAAGTATTTTGTTCTTAATCTCCAACCCTAGGTTATATGCATCTTGATAGTTCTTAACCTTGTCTGAGATATCGAGATAAGCTTCATCTATACTTGCAATCTCGATTTTCTCAGAGTATTCCCTTAGCAGTTTCATTATTCTATTGGAAACTTGCTGATATACTTCCTTTCTCATGGGTAAGTAAACTGCACTAGGTAAAATTTTCTTTGCTTCAACTATTGATATTCCAGCCTTTATTCCAAATTTTCTAGCTTCATAGTTTGCAGTAGCAACAGCTCCACTATCCTCAAATCTTCCCGAAAATACACAAACAACAACGGGCTTTCCTTTCAATGATGGGTTTAAAACTTCCTCAACTTGAGCGTAAAAGTAGTCAAAATCAACGAAAAGAATAATCATTTACATATAACATTTGGTTTCTTCTTCCTTAAATACTCTCTTACCTCTTCTAATGTTGGTGAAGAAATTCCTCCTATCTTCGTAACCTTAAGACCAGATGCAACGCTGGCAACCTGTAGACTCTTTATAATATCCTTTTCCTCAGAATATGTTACATTAAATGCTGCATCAAAAGTATCTCCAGCTCCGGTAGTATCAACTACCTTTTCTACTTGTACTGGTTCAACTGAACACTCTTCAGTCTCAGTAATTATCTTTGCCCCTTTCTTGCCCATCTTAATGACGATAAATCTGGCCTTTATGTTCTTACCTTCTATCATTTCATACTCTTTTTCATTAATATATAAGATGTCTACGTCAATCGACTCTATATTTTTAGCTTGTGGGCCAGGATCATAGCTTACTAATTTTGCATAAGGATCTCTCACAACAACGTTTGGTGATACTGAGGCGAAGTGAATAACGTCAAACAGTCCAAAACGCCTTTTTACATCTTCTCTTGTTAGCAATATTGATGCGCCAAGTCTTCTTACCATAGATAGTGTTCCATCACTTCTCAAGAAGATTAGTGTTGCACTAGGTTTCTCGTTTAATTCCTCTACGTATTCTAATCCTACCCCTAATTCTACTACTTTTTCCATTAGACTTCTAACTACTTCGCTTTTCCCAACCTTTGCTAATAGTTTAGCAGAGTGACCCAGTTTAGTCACTGCCACTGCATAGTTTGTTGCAGCTCCTCCGGGCATGATTTCAAGAACATCCGTCATATGACTGGAATCTATAGGTGGAATAGAATCCAATTTTACTATAATATCAATGTTAAATCTCCCCACTGCTAGGTGTATCAACTAAAATCACCTATGTCAGACAGCCGCCACTCAATCACTTTGTCAGTCCCAAAGGTCTTCATCACATGTTATCTTTACATAATGTTATATTAATAAAGCTTTCATAATTCACGTGATTCGGCTTCCAACCCCTTTCACCTTAAAAGGCTAAGCTTTTAACTATTGCAACGGAAACCCTTTGACCGTAATATTTTATATGCAAGCTTTCTCGCTATACAAGGCCTCATAGATTTAGAGTTAATCTCAAAAACTTTATTATATATTATTATTGTGAGATGTCAGAGATACGCGAGTTAAAGAAACCCATACGTGAAAAAGCAAGTATTCATAGTCATATTAAAGGTTTAGGTTTAGATGATAATGGTAAAGCTAAGTTTATTGCAGATGGGCTAGTTGGCCAAGCTGAGGCCCGAGAGGCTGCAGGAGTAGTTGTACAATTGATAAATCAAGGAAAAATGTCGGGAAAAGGGACTATTTGTTGGTCCTCCGGGTACTGGAAAAACTGTATTAGCAGTAGCGATTGCCAGAGAGTTGGGTGAAGATACTCCATTTACTGCAATTAACGCTTCTGAAATATATTCTACAGAACTTAAGAAGACTTAGATACTAACCCAATTGATAAGAAAATCAATAGGTGTCAGAATTAGGGAAAAGAGACTGGTGTATGAAGGCGTTGTAAAGGATAGGAAGATTAAGGTTGCTAGAAGTAGATTAAATCCCTATTCCCAAGCTCCAGTTGAGGCTCAAATAACTTTAACCACTAAAGACGATGAAAGGACGTTGTCAGTAGGTGAGGAAATAGCACAACAACTCGTATCCTTAGGCGTTAAGAAAGGCGACGTTATCATGATTGATGCTCAAACTGGACAAGTTATAGTTGAGGGTAAGGCTAAGGGTTTTGAAGGTGCTAAAACTTATGATATAGAGACTACGAAAGTACTAGAGATACCTACTGGTCCGGTGAGAAAAGAAAAGGAAATAACAACTACACTCACCTTAAACGATTTAGACCTGAATTTAGCTGCTAGAAATCTAGCCGTTACAGCTATCTTCTCGTTCTTTACGGAAAGAGAAATAAATGAGGACGTTAGAAAAGAGGTAGATAGACTAGTTAAGGATTGGATTAACCAAGGTAGGGCGGAATTGGTAGTTGGAGTGCTATTCATTGATGATGCTCATACGCTTGATTTAGAAGCATTTTCTTTCCTAACTAGAGCCTTAGAGTCCGAATTAGCACCAATACTGATCTTAGCAACCAACAGGGGGCTAACTAAAATTAGAGGAACTGATATAGAATCTCCTCACGGGATTCCTCTTGACCTATTGGATAGACTGCTGATAATACCAACTAGACCTTACAATGCTGATGAAATTAAAGAAATAATCAAGATTAGAGCTGATGAATTAGAAATTGAATTAGATCCTCAAGCTTTAGAGGAATTAACTAAAATAGGTGTTGAAAATAGTTTGAGATACTCTGTTCAACTGTTAGAACCATCTCTTATAATTGCTCAAAGAAATAATAGGAGTATTATAAAGGTTGAAGATGTAGTGATAGCTTCAAAGCTATTCTCAGATGTTAAGAGAAGTGTAAAGTTTGTAAAGGAGTATGAGAATCTATTATTGAAATGATGTCTGGTGACGGCTCTGAGTCAGTGATGTCGCCAAAAAGTCTGATCAATATTTTTTAAATATCCAAAAACTTAGATTCTAGTGTGAAAGTAGGTTTAGTATATTATGGCGGACAATATAATCACCTAATACTTAAGAACGTAAAGTATTTGGGAGCGGACATTGAGGTAATTCCCCCACATAAGCCAGTGGAGGAACTTAAGAAATTCGATTGCGTTATATTTAGTGGTGGCCCCTACTCAGTGTCAGAGGAAATTCAAAAAATGGGAAATTCTCCCCTTTATATAAAAGAACTGAAAGTCCCAATGTTAGGCATATGCCTAGGTCATCAGCTAATTGCCTATGTATTGGGTGGGGTTGTAAGAAGAGCCCTAAATCCAGAATACGGACTCACTAGGATAAATATATTTGACGAAGATACTATTCTGAAAGGTTTCTCACAGCAACTTAACGTTTGGGAAAGTCACAATGATGAGGTAGTTGAACCGCCTAGCGGATTCAGAGTGTTAGCTAGTAGCGCAAATGCAAGAGCCCAAGCAATGGCGAACTCAAGTAATTCAATATTTAGTGTGCAGTTTCATC is a genomic window containing:
- a CDS encoding DNA polymerase IV, producing MIILFVDFDYFYAQVEEVLNPSLKGKPVVVCVFSGRFEDSGAVATANYEARKFGIKAGISIVEAKKILPSAVYLPMRKEVYQQVSNRIMKLLREYSEKIEIASIDEAYLDISDKVKNYQDAYNLGLEIKNKILEKEKITVTVGISKNKVFAKIAADMAKPNGIKVIDDEEVKRLIVELDIADIPGIGDITAEKLKKLGVNKLVDTLRIEFDELKGIIGEAKAKYLFSLARDEYNEPIRARVRKSIGRIVTMKRNSRDLEEIKPYLFRAIEEAYYKLDKKIPKAIHVVAVTEDLDIVSRGRTFTHGISKETAYREAVRLLQKILEEDERKIRRIGVRFSKFIEAIGLDKFFDT
- a CDS encoding GMP synthase subunit A, which translates into the protein MKVGLVYYGGQYNHLILKNVKYLGADIEVIPPHKPVEELKKFDCVIFSGGPYSVSEEIQKMGNSPLYIKELKVPMLGICLGHQLIAYVLGGVVRRALNPEYGLTRINIFDEDTILKGFSQQLNVWESHNDEVVEPPSGFRVLASSANARAQAMANSSNSIFSVQFHPEVKHTERGIEIFKNFLGVCRK
- a CDS encoding carbohydrate kinase family protein — protein: MIHLAVGRFNIDIIVKLDSIPPIDSSHMTDVLEIMPGGAATNYAVAVTKLGHSAKLLAKVGKSEVVRSLMEKVVELGVGLEYVEELNEKPSATLIFLRSDGTLSMVRRLGASILLTREDVKRRFGLFDVIHFASVSPNVVVRDPYAKLVSYDPGPQAKNIESIDVDILYINEKEYEMIEGKNIKARFIVIKMGKKGAKIITETEECSVEPVQVEKVVDTTGAGDTFDAAFNVTYSEEKDIIKSLQVASVASGLKVTKIGGISSPTLEEVREYLRKKKPNVICK